The following are encoded in a window of Phaseolus vulgaris cultivar G19833 chromosome 3, P. vulgaris v2.0, whole genome shotgun sequence genomic DNA:
- the LOC137805812 gene encoding uncharacterized protein produces MVKTRGGGSQGDRLRPTASVRRRRRHVNEHEDAEDVDVELEEAEPQMEVEDEDAPEIEGEGYPGGPRDGTLLTGYEDHVAMQLWNGVDRGELKLVSHGRKMSKMGAPHPRILPAVELSGLAALIGASYDTIDKGLLCAFVERWHP; encoded by the exons ATGGTGAAGACTAGGGGAGGAGGTTCACAAGGTGATCGTCTACGTCCCACAGCCTCtgttagaagaagaagaagacatgttaATGAACATGAAGATGCAGAAGATGTTGATGTTGAACTTGAAGAAGCTGAACCCCAAATGGAGGTGGAGGATGAAGATGCACCTGAAATAGAAGGTGAAGGTTATCCTGGAGGTCCACGGGATGGGACACTATTGACAGGTTATGAAGACCATGTGGCCATGCAATTATGGAATGGTGTG GATCGAGGAGAGTTAAAATTGGTGTCTCATGGCCGAAAAATGAGTAAGATGGGTGCTCCTCATCCTCGGATACTACctgcagtggagttgtcaggtTTAGCTGCACTTATTGGGGCAAGCTATGACACGATAGACAAAGGACTGTTGTGTGCCTTTGTAGAAAGGTGGCACCCATAG
- the LOC137839101 gene encoding uncharacterized protein, which produces MQLYDGVNVWDDDDIEKSLSKSKGYECTYAFTTDEVFRTRDELLKWVRKVAFDIGFCIVILRSDTSTSQRGRKTFVLLGCERGGQYRRYKKDLQVTESGTRKCGCPFRLRGYPVKSGEGWILKLICGSHNHELANTLVGHPYAGRFTCSEKSMLMDMTDSSVKPRNILLTMKEHNEKNVSTIKQVYNARYMYKKSVRGDRTEMQQQLMMLLERDMYVHWSRFEKGTNVVQDLFWTHPDSVKLLNAFNKFDTSSNV; this is translated from the exons ATGCAATTATATGATGGTGTGAATGTGTGGGATGATGATGATATTGAGAAGTCATTATCTAAATCGAAGGGATATGAATGTACATATGCGTTTACTACAGATGAG GTATTTCGTACTCGGGATGAGCTCCTAAAGTGGGTTAGAAAAGTTGCGTTTGACATTGGTTTTTGTATTGTGATATTGAGATCGGATACTTCAACTAGCCAACGAGGAAGGAAAACATTTGTGTTATTAGGTTGTGAGAGAGGAGGTCAATACAGACGATATAAGAAGGATTTACAGGTTACTGAGAGTGGAACTAGGAAATGTGGTTGTCCTTTCAGATTACGAGGATATCCCGTAAAGAGTGGTGAAGGGTggatattgaaattaatttgtggGTCTCATAATCATGAGTTGGCAAATACATTGGTTGGTCATCCATATGCTGGTAGGTTCACATGTAGTGAGAAGTCAATGCTTATGGACATGACAGACAGTTCGGTGAAGCCTAGAAATATTTTGCTGACAATGAAAGAGCATAATGAGAAAAATGTGAGCACAATAAAGCAAGTTTATAATGCACGATATATGTACAAAAAATCAGTACGAGGTGATAGAACTGAAATGCAACAACAATTGATGATGTTACTTGAGCGTGATATGTATGTCCATTGGTCTAGGTTTGAAAAAGGGACGAATGTTGTGCAAGATTTATTTTGGACACACCCTGATTCAGTGAAGCTATTGAATGCCTTTAACAAATTCGACACATCATCCAATGTGTAG
- the LOC137839102 gene encoding uncharacterized protein, translated as MREDCTRYAQQCKQCQQHADWHKAPPKELRSIYSPWPFHTWGINILGHFPLAVRQMKYLMAAIEYFTKWIEAEPVAHITAHKVQHFVWKNIVCPFGISKRLLSDNGTQFASQHRAESETGVRVSKALLNERTGQPSSAQRIEKKARQSQGDLGRRSS; from the coding sequence ATGAGGGAGGATTGCACGAGGTACGCCCAACagtgcaagcagtgccaacaacatgctgattggcacaaggcgcctccaaaGGAGTTGAGgtcgatctacagcccatggccgtttcatacttgggggatcAATATTCTGGGGCATTTCCCATTGGCAGTACGGCAAATGAAGTACCTCATGGCTGCCATAGAATATTTCACGAAGTGGATCGAGGCTGAGCCCGTGGCACATATCACAGCCCATAAGGTCCagcacttcgtgtggaagaacatagtgtgccccTTCGGAATCTCGAAGAGGTTGCTATCTGACAACggtacccagtttgcaagccagcaCAGAGCTGAGAGTGAAACAGGTGTTCGCGTCAGTAAAGCACTCCTAAACGAACGGACAGGTcaaccgagttctgctcagAGGATTGAAAAGAAGGCTAGACAAAGCCAAGGGGACCtgggcagaagaagttcctAA